The DNA segment CCCAGCCGAAGCACGCCAAACAGAAGGGCGCTGAGGTTGTGGAGACACTAAAACAAAACATCGAGGTGAAACTCTTATCCCCCTCCTCTGCTTGTTTGGCATGGTTAGTGTTGACCAGTTGCAGTGAAGTTGGACTTTGTGTTGGTATCCTTCACTCAAGCCTGTTCTAACCAAAAAATTATCTCTCTCGATCCTGACGCAACATCTTGCATCTTTGACTTGTTGAGATCTTGGTAGAAAACGTAATCTGGTCTCTCGTTCGATGTGCATCGATTGCTCTGTTCAAAGCGTGCAACTCAATGGGCTAATTGTGGAACGCAGGAAGGGCGACTCCGAGGATGGCATCTCGACGCTTGCGGCGACTGCTGGGTGAGTGATGGTTGCCTTGTTGACTCAAATGACACACCAGTTGACATCGATGCTCATATGTACAGGTATAGGAAGAGCTTGCTTGTCCTGCATTTTATTTATTCTGATATACTATGCACATACATACCTctccaagaagacatccttctgtgTTCGCCTGATATCGTCTTAAGAAGACATGCCTCATATATCGTGAGCAAGCATAGAGCTGATTTGTGTGGGAAAATAATTGAACAATCATCGTTGACTATTTTGAATGAACAATGTTGACCGACAGAGCCAGAGTCTCGGATGAAGTCCACGGGCAACATGGTTGGATCCAAATCCGCCAGAGTGTTCATAACCCAAACATTGCAATTAATATGCAATCCTCTATGGTGGGTGGCTGCCAAGCAATCACAACCACCCTTAGAGATGAGTATGTTAAATGATTTTGTAATATCGTATTCTTCTTTATTTTATGAAATACTTGATATCATCAGATGCATTTACAGGTTTTTACTAGCAAGTGGTTTGGAAGAGTTTGTCGACATAAGCCAAGTCGACGCATACGCCAGAAGTGGATCTTTGGGCTGATTTGATGTAGAGATGCTGATGAAAAAGCTCCATGTACAACATAATTGTATTAGATTGACGTTCATACTCTTCAAAATTCTTGTAATGATAGTAAGAAATTTAAGATTATTTTAAGTAGTAGTAATAATTATCTGTGGTTGAATCCCacgaatattaaatatttatgcaGCCTTTGCAATGCAAAGTTGTTGAACAGCTGTGCTCACTGAAGTGAACTAAGCACCGTTGACTTTTATTAAAGTCGTACTGACTCGACAAACTAATGTTTGACCAATTATTGCTCCAAACCATCAGTGACTCACAGCAACGGACTTGTTTCGTTCGGCTTCACCCATCCATCCACTATATCTTCATGACATGACAGGGCAGCGCGAACCAGACGCTGCAGGCGCTCCTTTCACAAAGCTCGCAAGGAAGTCTCCACGCTCGAAGAAGAACTCCACCTTCTCGACCTTCATTTCATCATCCACCTATCGAACATTCACATCACAATTgacatcagagagagagagagagagagagagagagagaggattacgTGATAGATGCCGATCCCAAAGAACTCGACCAATTCTCCGGTGGGAGGGTGCCCCTGGAATGGGCCGTCCATATAGCTCCAGTGCCGGAACTTGAATGCGATCGTCGGCGGGCCACTGTACGCCTGGAGTATCTCCAAGGCGAAACCACGGGGAAACGTCGTGGTGAAGGCCTCGTGCGACGAGTCCATCGTCTCCGCCTCTGGGTCGTAGATCCGTAGTTCTTTAGGCAGGTTGGTCTGCAAGAAGGCGTTGTAGCCTCCTCCCATCTCCCGTAATTCCTGCAAGCTAATTCCTCTTCTTCCTGTTTCCCAAGTAATATATATGGCATTCATAAGATAATACCTCATCAGAACTATATGTAGGCCTCGTGTGGATCAAATTTGATCCACTTCAGCCGCAGCATGGGGTTGGTAAAGTGAATCACCATTCACGCTGAATCGAAACTTCTCTCGGTTGACAGACTTGAAGTCCTCTGGCCTTATCTTGTGCTGCAACTCCATTTCGAGTGACTTCACTATGCGCTGAACCTTCTCTTCCAGCGATCCCACGGGCCACTCCTGTCATAACTAGAGGTGAGACACGAAGGgcggagcaggaggaggaggtgatAGCTTTACCTGAGTTCGGCCCTCCTCAAAAAGCTTGTTGACGAGATCATAGTCCGGAGGAGCTCCGAACCTCCACTGGGTGTTCCTTTCGCCCTCTCCATGCATGAAAGAGCGGTACTTGTCTCCTCCAGCTGAGATGGCCATGTCACCTACTCCGTGCGTGGGAGATGGCCTGACCATCAACTGACATTTATAGTGACGATTCAAGGCTAGATCGGTGGACAAGACATGTTCGGTGGTTGGATTGATTACCCAAGCCAAAATAGATCCAAAATTCCAATCGTCATAGTAAGAACATTTGAGCTTTGCACTTCCATCTAAATCAATGATGAAGTTTATAAATTGGTAGTGGTGGGTGGGTTTGAACATTCAAACTTTTCCATGATCCTTTAACCATGGAATCCTAAGATTAATAAACCCAATAGCATGACATACAAGTTGTTGACTTGTTCTATGAGATTATCCGTAAGAGTATTCAAAtggaagattcataacatgatcaCCCAACCATTCGTCGCTCTATTCTACGATCCATAAATATTCAATTGGTATGATGGAACATGATGAATTCATCCGTTGTCTTTAGCCATTCAGAATATTTAGTCGAATCAGACAAACAACTCTTTGGGCTACTATAAACTATGAGCGGCCATCACTTTCATCTGAAATCATACCAGCCGACTCGATAACAAATTAAAAGATTTTAGGGGTCCAAATTATAGACTTAGACAGTTTAATTGAAACCTAACAGAAATTTTTTGTGATAGATAAATTATCAATGATGTCGAAATCAATCCGACTCGATTCAGATCCGTGTAAAAGAGGTCTTTTTGACGAAAAAGAAGATTCGAACACTAGCTAAGATGGACTTAGATCGGATATATTTCCTGACGTGTTCTCTTCAATGCATAAATCAATAGTCGACAATGATAAAGTAAATTTAATAAACaataattgatattaattatcattataataataatattttataatgagTAAATAAAGAGAAATATTTCATTAAATGCTCCTCCCTTATTATTTTTGGACCGGATAGAATGTTTCCTAATTGTTATACGATCTATATTTGGATTAGTATTTGTCCTAAATTTGATCGGATTATGTATAATTATATATGTATCGAATCGAGATGGAtagataataaattttaatttaatttctaTGTTGGTATTTCAAAAGTAGATCTCGCTTTGCTACGTAAAAAGATGGTAACATATATCCACCTCAACTCTTTCACAATAGCATTATTACCACCTTGTATACACTATGATATATATTTTCATGGTATCGAGCTTATTACGATAAGAAAATCAAGTTATTATtatctttaaaaatatattaaatatcattTTCTTACTATAGATATAGCTTGTATCATAAGTCATGATTTAGATTATCGACCATCACAATAAGTTAAGATTCACGATTTATTTTTGGGAGTCCTCAACTTATATCTTGATTTCCTTAGTATACTCCTCGTAATCATCTCGTATAACAAATCCATATTGATATTGaggataaaaaaaaggaaaaagatagaAGAGACCAATGGATCCATCCGACAAAGGAATTAGtcga comes from the Musa acuminata AAA Group cultivar baxijiao chromosome BXJ1-10, Cavendish_Baxijiao_AAA, whole genome shotgun sequence genome and includes:
- the LOC135595521 gene encoding pathogen-related protein-like isoform X2, coding for MVRPSPTHGVGDMAISAGGDKYRSFMHGEGERNTQWRFGAPPDYDLVNKLFEEGRTQEWPVGSLEEKVQRIVKSLEMELQHKIRPEDFKSVNREKFRFSVNGRRGISLQELREMGGGYNAFLQTNLPKELRIYDPEAETMDSSHEAFTTTFPRGFALEILQAYSGPPTIAFKFRHWSYMDGPFQGHPPTGELVEFFGIGIYHVEKVEFFFERGDFLASFVKGAPAASGSRCPVMS
- the LOC135595521 gene encoding pathogen-related protein-like isoform X1; its protein translation is MVRPSPTHGVGDMAISAGGDKYRSFMHGEGERNTQWRFGAPPDYDLVNKLFEEGRTQEWPVGSLEEKVQRIVKSLEMELQHKIRPEDFKSVNREKFRFSVNGRRGISLQELREMGGGYNAFLQTNLPKELRIYDPEAETMDSSHEAFTTTFPRGFALEILQAYSGPPTIAFKFRHWSYMDGPFQGHPPTGELVEFFGIGIYHVDDEMKVEKVEFFFERGDFLASFVKGAPAASGSRCPVMS